Sequence from the Aerococcus tenax genome:
ATCTTCACTGGTACTACAATTTCACCGAGCCTCTCGTTGAGACAGTGCCCAAATCGTTACGCCTTTCGTGCGGGTCAGAACTTACCTGACAAGGAATTTCGCTACCTTAGGACCGTTATAGTTACGGCCGCCGTTTACTGGGGCTTCAATTCAGAGCTTCGCTTACGCTAACCCTTCCTCTTAACCTTCCAGCACCGGGCAGGCGTCAGCCTCTATACATCATCTTTCGATTTGGCAGAGACCTATGTTTTTGATAAACAGTCGCTTGGGCCTATTCACTGCGGCTGACCTTGCGGTCAGCACCCCTTCTCCCGAAGTTACGGGGTCATTTTGCCGAGTTCCTTAACGAGAGTTCGCTCGCTCACCTTAGTGTTCTCCACTCGACTACCTGTGTCGGTTTGCGGTACGGGTTGTTTGATTCTCACTAGAAACTTTTCTTGACAGCGTGACGTCGGCGGCTTCGGTACTAAACTTCCCTCCCCATCACAACTCATGAAGTCTGAGGCAAGCCTTTCACTCACCTTCTCACTCATTGCTTGGACGCGTTTTTCCATCTCCGCGCTCCGCTTAGCCTTCTGTGTCCTTCCATCGCTCAAACAAATCAAACAAGTACAGGAATCTCAACCTGTTGTCCATCGCCTATCCCTTTCGGTCTCGGCTTAGGTCCCGACTAACCCTGGGAGGACGAGCCTTCCCCAGGAAACCTTAGTCATTCGGTGGACGGGATTCTCACCCGTCTTTCGCTACTCATACCGGCATTCTCACTTCTATACGCTCCACATGTCCTCACGATCATGCTTCTCTGCCTATAGAACGCTCTCCTACCATCCTACGGATCCACAGCTTCGGTGTTCAGTTTAGCCCCGGTACATTTTCGGCGCAGGGTCACTCGACTAGTGAGCTATTACGCACTCTTTCAATGATGGCTGCTTCTAAGCCAACATCCTAGTTGTCTAAGCAACCCCACATCCTTTTCCACTTAACTGAAACTTTGGGACCTTAGCTGGTGGTCTGGGCTCTTTCCCTTTCGACTACGGATCTTATCACTCGCAGTCTGACTCCCGGACTAAACTATTTGGCATTCGGAGTTTATCAGATGTCGGTAATCCAGGATGGACCCCTCGATCAAACAGTGCTCTACCTCCAATAGTCATCATCCGAGGCTAGCCCTAAAGCTATTTCGGAGAGAACCAGCTATCTCCAAGTTCGATTGGAATTTCACCGCTACCCACACCTCATCCCCGCCTTTTTCAACAGACGTGGGTTCGGCCCTCCAGTGTGTTTTACCACACCTTCAGCCTGGACATGAGTAGATCACTTGGTTTCGGGTCGACGACAACAAACTCAACGCCCTCTTCAGACTCGCTTTCGCTGTGGCTCCGCTTCTTCAGCTTAACCTTGCTTGCTATCGTCACTCGCCGGTCCGTTCTACAAAAAGTACGCCATCACCCCTTAACGGGCTCTGACTGCTTGTAGGCATACGGTTTCAGGTACTCTTTCACTCCCCTTCCGGGGTGCTTTTCACCTTTCCCTCACGGTACTGGTTCACTATCGGTCACTAGGGAGTATTTAGGCTTGCCAGATGGTCCTGGCGGATTCCGACGGAATTTCACGTGTACCGCCGTACTCAGGATACTGAATGAGGTGGCTGAGCTTTCGCCTACGGGATTGTCACCCTCTCTGATCGCCCTTTCCATGGCGTTCGACTAGCTCATTCACTCCCGTCCATCAGTCCTACAACCCCAGCATGCAAGCACGCTGGTTTGGCCTCTTTCCGTTTCGCTCGCCGCTACTCGGGAAATCGATTTTTCTTTCTCTTCCTGTGGCTACTGAGATGTTTCAGTTCACCACGTCTACCTTCCACTCAGCTATGTGTTCACTGAGTGGACCATTGTCGATGAAAACAATGAGGTTCCCCCATTCGGAAATCTCCGGATCAAAGCTTACTTACAGCTCCCCGAAGCATATCGGTGTTCGTCCCGTCCTTCATCGGCTCCTAGTGCCAAGGCATTCACCGTACGCCCTTATTCACTTAACCACCGGTTAAGTTGTATGATGCGAAAAGTTTTAAAACTCTTTCTTTTTCGGTTTTTACGCTTGGTAAAATTGGTTTATTGACATTTCTATCTCGCAAAAAATAGAAATGCGGAATGTTATGATAGTATTCAGTTTTCAAAGAACAATAGAGAGTTAGACCTCTCAAAACTAAACAAAGAAGACTCAAATATGCATTCCGAATATATCCTTAGAAAGGAGGTGATCCAGCCGCAGGTTCACCTACGGCTACCTTGTTACGACTTCACCCCAATCATCTGTCCCACCTTCGGCGGCTGGCTCCAAAGGTTACCTCACCGACTTCAGGTGTTACAAACTCTCGTGGTGTGACGGGCGGTGTGTACAAGACCCGGGAACGTATTCACCGCGGCGTGCTGATCCGCGATTACTAGCGATTCCGGCTTCATGTAGTCGAGTTGCAGACTACAATCCGAACTGAGAATGGCTTTAAGAGATTCGCTTGCTTTCACAAGGTCGCTGCTCGTTGTACCATCCATTGTAGCACGTGTGTAGCCCAAGTCATAAGGGGCATGATGATTTGACGTCATCCCCGCCTTCCTCCGGTTTGTCACCGGCAGTCTCGCTAGAGTGCCCAACTGAATGCTGGCAACTAACAATAAGGGTTGCGCTCGTTGCGGGACTTAACCCAACATCTCACGACACGAGCTGACGACAACCATGCACCACCTGTCACTTTGTCCCCGAAGGGAAAGCTCTATCTCTAGAGTGGTCAAAGGATGTCAAGACTTGGTAAGGTTCTTCGCGTTGCTTCGAATTAAACCACATGCTCCACCGCTTGTGCGGGTCCCCGTCAATTCCTTTGAGTTTCAGCCTTGCGGCCGTACTCCCCAGGCGGAGTGCTTAATGCGTTAACTCCGGCACTGAAGGGTGGAAACCCTCCAACACCTAGCACTCATCGTTTACGGCGTGGACTACCAGGGTATCTAATCCTGTTTGCTACCCACGCTTTCGGGCCTCAGCGTCAGTGACAGACCAGAAAGTCGCCTTCGCCACTGGTGTTCTTCCATATATCTACGCATTCCACCGCTACACATGGAGTTCCACTTTCCTCTTCTGTACTCAAGTTCCCCAGTTTCCAATGCACTTCCACGGTTAAGCCGTGGGCTTTCACATCAGACTTAAGAAACCGCCTGCGCCCCCTTTACGCCCAATAAATCCGGACAACGCTTGCCACCTACGTATTACCGCGGCTGCTGGCACGTAGTTAGCCGTGGCTTTCTGGTAAGATACCGTCAAGACTGGAGCAGTTACTCTCCAATTTGTTCTTCTCTTACAACAGAGCTTTACGATCCGAAAACCTTCTTCACTCACGCGGCGTTGCTCCGTCAGGCTTGCGCCCATTGCGGAAGATTCCCTACTGCTGCCTCCCGTAGGAGTTTGGGCCGTGTCTCAGTCCCAATGTGGCCGATTACCCTCTCAGGTCGGCTATGCATCATTGCCTTGGTAGGCCGTTACCCCACCAACGAGCTAATGCACCGCAAGGCCATCGATAAGTGACAGCAAAGCCGTCTTTCCAAACACCACCATGTGGTGGTGTTTCCTATGCGGTATTAGCACCCGTTTCCGGATGTTGTCCCCCGCTTATCGGTAGGTTCCTTACGTGTTACTCACCCGTCCGCCGCTAACGTCAGAAGTGCAAGCACTTCGTCGGTTCGCTCGACTTGCATGTATTAGGCACGCCGCCAGCGTTCGTCCTGAGCCAGGATCAAACTCTCATGAAAGAATCATGAGCGTTGATAGCTCATTTGTTTGCTGACTAGTTATAGTCTGGTCTAGACTTATTGTTTGAATTGTTGATTCATCAACATAAATGTTGATGCCCTACACATTTGGTTCGTCTTCTTTGTTCAGTTTTCAAAGGTCTAAATCTTGCTGCCTTCCGTGACAGCGACTTAATTAGTATACCATAGCTTTCTAATCCTTGTCAACAACTTTTTAAAAGTTTTCTTATTTAAAAACTTTTGTTGGCAAATCTCTCAGCCAGGAACTATATTATATAATCATTCAGAAGATTTTGTCAATAATTTTCTGAAATATTTTTTTTGCTGGGGAGCTATTCGCTCTCAAGCAACTCTAATAGATTACCAGCTTATTTAGACATTGTCAACAGCTATGGTATAATTAATTTAAATTTTTATAATGCGCCCAAGGAGGATTACTATGGATACCTATTTTACTGTTTTACCCCACCAATTGGCAAACCAAGTCGGCTCGGGAAGTTTAGAAGTGCTTTCTAGCCCCTGGCTCTTAGGTTATTTCGAAAATGCAGCCGTACGTTTTTTGAAAGATCACTTAGAGGAAGACGAAACGACCGTGGGAACTTATGCCCAGTTAGAGCATTTGGCCCCTAGTCTCTTGAATGAAGAAATTCGTATTCATTGTGAATTGGTTAACTACGATGATCGTCATTATCATTTTCAAATGCAGGCCTACTGCCAAGACCAATTAATTGGCCGTTTAGACCACCGCCGCGTGAAAGTTAAAAAGGAAAGCTTCATGAAGAAAGCCCAAGATAATTCATCCCTTCAATAGAAAAAAGCCTAAGTGGCCAGCGTATTTAAGCGCTCAAGGTCAACTTAGGCTTTTTCTTATTCGTTGTCGTCTTCTTCACGAGGTTGGTAGTGGACTCTGATTTTACGAATCCGTCCATCATCTACATCAGTCGTGGTGAAGAGATAATCATCGACTTGGATGCTTTCATTAATGGTATCTTGGGGAAAGCGGCCCAAGTGTTCAATAATAATACCGGCCATCGTATCGGAGTCGCCCGAATAGATATGGGCATTGAACAGCTGATTAAACTTATCAATCGGCATACTTCCGTCAATGATATAGGTATCATCACTAACCTTCTTATATTTAAAGGACATCTCATCGTACTCATCTTCTATGTCCCCGACAATCACTTCAATCAAGTCTTCCAAGGTCACTAAACCGACCACTCCCCCGTATTCATCTTTTAAGATGGCCATGTGGAGGTGGTTACGCTTAAACTCTAAAAGCAAATCATCGATAAAGACCGTTTCCGGTGCAAAGTAAGGCTCGCGCATGATGTTTTCCATTTGAATATTTTCAAAGCCTACCCGGTTAGCTTCCCGTAAAACGTCCTTGGCATGGACAATACCTAGAATATCGTCTTTGTCATCCCGGTAAACCGGAATCCGAGAATATTGGGACTGAAGAATGAGCTGCAAGTTCTCCTCGCGGTCATCTTCAATATCCAGCATAAAGGTATCTGTCCGCGGCACCATCACGCCCTTAGCTAGCTTGGAATCCAAGGAAAGCACCCCTTGCATCATCCGGAATTCATCCATATCAATGATTCCGTCATTGCGGCCACTCTCAATTAACTTCCGCATTTCTGAGCGAGTCAAGCGTTCTTCTCTTTGGGTAAAGTCGATCGGTGCGATAGCCTTTAGCACGTCAGTCGAGGCGGTTAATAACCAGACGAAAGGTGTAAACACTTTATTTAAGA
This genomic interval carries:
- a CDS encoding thioesterase family protein yields the protein MDTYFTVLPHQLANQVGSGSLEVLSSPWLLGYFENAAVRFLKDHLEEDETTVGTYAQLEHLAPSLLNEEIRIHCELVNYDDRHYHFQMQAYCQDQLIGRLDHRRVKVKKESFMKKAQDNSSLQ
- a CDS encoding hemolysin family protein, whose product is MEDPGASSILGQIILILVLTLINAFLAGAEMAFVSVNQGKINQLAEEGDRRAVKVVQLLDKSDDFLSTIQVGITFAGFLSSASAANTFVGYILPYLANIPAAEILATAIVTVILSYISLVFGELFPKQVAIQIPEKYCLFSAGTISFLNKVFTPFVWLLTASTDVLKAIAPIDFTQREERLTRSEMRKLIESGRNDGIIDMDEFRMMQGVLSLDSKLAKGVMVPRTDTFMLDIEDDREENLQLILQSQYSRIPVYRDDKDDILGIVHAKDVLREANRVGFENIQMENIMREPYFAPETVFIDDLLLEFKRNHLHMAILKDEYGGVVGLVTLEDLIEVIVGDIEDEYDEMSFKYKKVSDDTYIIDGSMPIDKFNQLFNAHIYSGDSDTMAGIIIEHLGRFPQDTINESIQVDDYLFTTTDVDDGRIRKIRVHYQPREEDDNE